A stretch of the Amycolatopsis sp. BJA-103 genome encodes the following:
- a CDS encoding HNH endonuclease family protein, giving the protein MPTALAVRRSFTVLAVSAIVSAGVVGVAEATPPGIPSTATAKTQLASLTVQPDGSSSGYSREKFPHWSDQGNSCNTREVVLKRDGTNVQQDGSCAAVSGSWFSPYDDATWTAASDVDIDHVVPLSAAWRTGASSWTTAQRQAFANDLSAPQLIAVTDNVNQEKGDKSPDAWKPPSTGYWCTYAKMWTTVKAKYKLTIKSAEKTALTDMLNRC; this is encoded by the coding sequence ATGCCAACTGCGCTTGCTGTTCGTCGCTCCTTCACCGTTCTCGCCGTCTCGGCGATCGTCTCGGCCGGAGTCGTCGGCGTCGCCGAAGCGACACCCCCTGGCATCCCGTCGACAGCGACCGCCAAGACCCAGCTCGCCTCGCTGACCGTCCAGCCGGACGGTTCGTCGAGCGGGTACAGCCGCGAGAAGTTCCCGCATTGGTCCGACCAGGGCAACAGCTGCAACACCCGCGAGGTCGTGCTGAAGCGGGACGGCACGAACGTGCAGCAGGACGGCAGTTGCGCCGCGGTCTCCGGCAGCTGGTTCAGCCCGTACGACGACGCGACCTGGACCGCGGCGTCCGATGTGGACATCGACCATGTCGTGCCGCTTTCGGCCGCGTGGCGCACCGGTGCGTCGTCGTGGACCACCGCGCAGCGGCAGGCGTTCGCGAACGACCTCAGCGCGCCGCAGCTGATCGCCGTGACCGACAACGTCAACCAGGAGAAGGGCGACAAGTCGCCGGACGCCTGGAAGCCGCCGTCCACCGGTTACTGGTGCACCTACGCGAAGATGTGGACCACGGTGAAGGCCAAGTACAAGCTCACCATCAAGTCGGCCGAGAAGACCGCGCTGACGGACATGCTCAACCGCTGCTGA
- a CDS encoding ABC transporter substrate-binding protein: MSRTAATSLLALSALVLTACSSAGGSTGADAGPPKPGGTLRLGISSSPDCIDPQQVGTNASLNVGRQLVDSLTDQDPSTGEIKPWLAEKWESNADSTAFTFHLRDGATFSDGSPVDAAAVKTSFDAVKALGPKSQLGSGYLAVYKGTTVVDPKTIKIEFSVPSAQFLQASSTMSLGILAPAAYRKTADQRCQGDGLIGSGPFVFESLKQNQEIVLAKRKGYGWGSSLFKHRGEAYLDKIAYKIVPEPGVRTGSLASAQLDAITDVQPVDEPQFTGNGFTEPTRPNPGVVFNLHANVTKGVLTDEKVRQAVVKGINRPEVTNTVLTPNYKPATSILGSATPFYADLSPLLAYDPAGATSLLESAGWVPGPDGIRTKNGQRLTAKVLFSLVFNQNKSVLELVQQQLRKIGFDLQIEQRTTAETVQVTQSGNYEYLWYNTTRADPDILRNLFSTKANNRSKLPAGNPVDAPLDAQSSTVDPAKRKPAAEEAQRAIIEHGYSAPVFELTQVLAHGPNAHGVGFEASSRLQLFDAWVSGS, encoded by the coding sequence GTGTCCCGTACCGCCGCCACATCCCTGCTGGCCTTGTCCGCCCTCGTCCTCACCGCCTGCTCGTCCGCAGGCGGTTCGACCGGCGCCGATGCCGGGCCGCCCAAACCCGGGGGCACGCTTCGCCTCGGGATCTCGTCGAGCCCCGACTGCATCGACCCGCAGCAGGTCGGCACGAACGCGTCGCTCAACGTCGGCCGTCAGCTGGTCGATTCGCTGACCGACCAGGATCCGTCCACCGGTGAGATCAAGCCGTGGCTGGCCGAAAAATGGGAGAGCAACGCGGATTCGACCGCGTTCACCTTCCATCTGCGCGACGGCGCGACGTTCTCCGACGGCAGCCCCGTCGACGCCGCAGCGGTCAAGACGAGCTTCGACGCGGTCAAGGCCCTCGGCCCGAAATCGCAGCTCGGCTCCGGCTACCTCGCCGTGTACAAGGGCACGACGGTCGTCGACCCGAAGACGATCAAGATCGAGTTCTCCGTTCCCAGCGCCCAATTCCTGCAGGCCAGCTCGACGATGTCGCTCGGCATCCTCGCGCCCGCCGCGTACCGGAAGACCGCGGACCAGCGCTGCCAAGGGGACGGCCTGATCGGTTCGGGCCCGTTCGTCTTCGAAAGCCTGAAGCAGAACCAGGAAATCGTCCTCGCCAAACGCAAGGGCTACGGCTGGGGCTCGTCGCTGTTCAAGCACCGGGGTGAGGCGTACCTCGACAAGATCGCCTACAAGATCGTGCCGGAACCCGGCGTCCGCACCGGAAGTCTCGCGTCCGCGCAGCTCGACGCCATCACCGACGTCCAGCCGGTCGACGAACCGCAGTTCACCGGGAACGGCTTCACCGAGCCAACCCGCCCGAACCCCGGTGTCGTGTTCAACCTGCACGCCAACGTCACCAAGGGTGTGCTCACCGACGAGAAGGTCCGCCAGGCGGTGGTCAAGGGCATCAACCGGCCCGAGGTCACGAACACCGTCCTGACGCCGAACTACAAGCCGGCCACCAGCATCCTCGGCTCGGCGACACCGTTCTACGCCGACCTTTCGCCGCTGCTGGCCTACGATCCGGCCGGGGCGACGTCGCTGCTGGAGAGCGCGGGCTGGGTGCCCGGCCCGGACGGGATCCGCACGAAGAACGGCCAGCGACTGACCGCGAAGGTGCTCTTCTCCCTGGTGTTCAACCAGAACAAGAGCGTGCTCGAACTCGTGCAGCAGCAGTTGCGCAAGATCGGCTTCGACCTCCAGATCGAACAGCGCACCACCGCCGAGACCGTGCAGGTCACGCAGAGCGGCAACTACGAGTACCTCTGGTACAACACCACCCGCGCGGATCCGGACATCCTGCGCAACCTGTTCTCCACCAAGGCGAACAACCGCAGCAAGCTCCCCGCGGGCAATCCGGTCGACGCGCCGCTCGACGCGCAGTCGTCCACTGTGGACCCCGCCAAGCGGAAGCCCGCCGCCGAAGAGGCACAGCGCGCGATCATCGAGCACGGCTACTCGGCTCCGGTGTTCGAGCTGACCCAGGTGCTGGCGCACGGGCCGAACGCGCACGGCGTCGGGTTCGAAGCGTCGTCAAGGCTGCAGCTGTTCGACGCCTGGGTGTCCGGCTCGTGA
- a CDS encoding ABC transporter permease, which produces MTRYLLRRILQAVFVLWAAFTLSFVILYLLPGDAVSAKLGGGEAGLSVTPEQLAVAKAEYGLDDPLPLQYGKRLFAALQGDFGRSIATGDDATNMVVSALPPTLAVTGFALVLAVLFGGGIAIAGTYTRHRWLGNALLALPPLGISLPPFWVGLLLIQFFSFQLRLVPALGSNGFESLILPAITLAIPTGAIIGQVLAKSLRTQLAEPYTEIALAKGASRLRVHFGHILRNAAVPTLTIAGVVAGNLIAGSVITETVFSRDGIGRVTSSAVTAQDIPVVQAVIVLAALVFVVINLAVDLVYPLLDPRIRHRETADA; this is translated from the coding sequence GTGACGCGGTATCTGCTCCGGCGGATCCTGCAGGCCGTCTTCGTCCTGTGGGCGGCGTTCACCTTGTCCTTCGTGATCCTCTACCTCCTGCCGGGTGACGCGGTCAGCGCGAAGCTCGGCGGGGGCGAGGCCGGCCTTTCCGTGACACCGGAGCAACTGGCCGTGGCGAAGGCGGAGTACGGACTCGACGACCCGCTGCCGCTGCAGTACGGGAAACGGCTGTTCGCCGCGCTGCAGGGTGACTTCGGCCGCTCGATCGCCACCGGGGACGACGCCACGAACATGGTCGTCTCCGCCCTGCCGCCGACGCTCGCGGTCACCGGATTCGCCCTGGTGCTCGCGGTCCTGTTCGGCGGCGGGATCGCGATCGCCGGCACCTACACCCGGCATCGCTGGCTGGGCAACGCCCTGCTCGCGCTGCCGCCGCTGGGGATCTCGCTGCCGCCGTTCTGGGTCGGGTTGCTGCTCATCCAGTTCTTCTCCTTCCAGCTCAGGCTGGTGCCCGCGCTGGGGTCGAACGGCTTCGAGTCGCTGATCCTGCCCGCGATCACCCTCGCCATCCCGACCGGCGCGATCATCGGGCAGGTGCTGGCGAAGAGCCTCCGCACGCAGCTCGCCGAGCCCTACACCGAGATCGCGCTGGCGAAAGGGGCGAGCCGCTTGAGGGTCCATTTCGGACATATCCTGCGCAACGCGGCGGTGCCGACGCTGACCATCGCCGGGGTGGTCGCGGGAAACCTGATCGCGGGGTCGGTGATCACCGAGACGGTGTTCTCCCGTGACGGCATCGGGCGGGTGACGTCGTCGGCGGTCACCGCGCAGGACATCCCGGTGGTCCAGGCGGTGATCGTGCTGGCGGCGCTGGTGTTCGTCGTCATCAACCTCGCCGTCGACCTCGTCTATCCGCTGCTGGACCCGCGAATCCGACACCGGGAGACGGCCGATGCCTGA
- a CDS encoding ABC transporter permease, which yields MPDVLTRTRQRPGLVVAIAILAFALLSALVPDLFTGQDPLAGVPAEKMQGPSLAHLFGTDETGRDIFARVVHGAALSLQATVIAVVVALVAGSALGLLAGFRGGALDSVIMRCVDVLLAIPSILLSLALVTALGFGTTNIAIAVGVANLAQFARLMRAEVLRVRSGVFVEAARAGGVRWTGVLGRHVLPNALGPVLALATLTFGTAVLEVSALSFLGYGATPPTPEWGSLVAGGRGFLATAWWMTTFPGLTVAAVVLSANRLSRAIEGDER from the coding sequence ATGCCTGACGTTCTCACCCGCACCCGGCAGCGACCAGGGCTGGTGGTCGCGATCGCGATCCTCGCGTTCGCGCTGCTCTCCGCGCTCGTCCCGGACCTGTTCACCGGGCAGGATCCGCTCGCCGGTGTCCCCGCCGAGAAGATGCAGGGCCCTTCGCTCGCGCATCTCTTCGGCACCGACGAAACCGGGCGGGACATCTTCGCACGGGTGGTGCACGGCGCCGCGCTTTCCCTGCAGGCGACCGTGATCGCCGTCGTCGTCGCGCTCGTGGCCGGTTCCGCGCTCGGCCTGCTCGCCGGGTTCCGGGGCGGTGCGCTCGATTCGGTGATCATGCGCTGCGTCGACGTGCTGCTGGCGATCCCGTCCATCCTGCTTTCGCTCGCGCTGGTCACCGCGCTCGGCTTCGGGACGACCAACATCGCGATCGCGGTGGGCGTCGCGAATCTCGCGCAGTTCGCCCGGCTGATGCGTGCCGAAGTACTGCGTGTCCGCAGCGGCGTTTTCGTCGAGGCCGCCCGTGCCGGAGGCGTGCGGTGGACCGGGGTGCTCGGACGACATGTGCTGCCCAACGCGCTCGGCCCGGTGCTCGCGCTGGCGACGCTCACCTTCGGCACGGCGGTATTGGAGGTGTCCGCGCTGAGCTTCCTCGGCTACGGCGCCACCCCGCCGACCCCGGAGTGGGGCTCGCTCGTGGCGGGCGGCCGTGGCTTCCTCGCCACCGCCTGGTGGATGACGACCTTCCCCGGACTCACCGTCGCGGCCGTGGTGCTGTCCGCGAACCGGCTGTCCCGAGCGATCGAAGGAGACGAGCGGTGA
- a CDS encoding dipeptide ABC transporter ATP-binding protein, which yields MSELLTIRDLAVSYKDIPAVDGVNLSVHKGQIVAVVGESGSGKSTTAHAAIGLLPRGGRIERGEITFDGRDLTKLSDRAWRSVRGREIALVPQDPTVSLNPVHRIGDQVAEVLLIHGLADKRTAGTEAVKLLRKAGISDPEARARQYPHELSGGLRQRALIASALAGRPKLIIADEPTSALDVTVQRQILDHLEELASEAGTAVLLITHDLGVASDRASRIVVLSQGSVVEEGTTGEILSAPSQKYTRDLLAAAPSLSDTPLREPKPPSSDVLVSVRDLGKSFGTTRAVDGVSFDIARGRTLALVGESGSGKSTTARMILRLENPSDGVVEFDGQDITTLRGEELRRLRRRFQLVYQNPYASLNPKFSIEDVVSEPLRAFGVGTKAERRARAAELIDQVALPSSVLERKPAELSGGQRQRAAIARALALRPELIVADEPVSALDVSVQAQILRLLADLQDELGLTYLFISHDLAVVRQIADTVGVLRGGELVELGPAQDVLDRPSAEYTRELLAAIPGRKPLEAR from the coding sequence GTGAGCGAACTGCTGACCATCCGTGATCTCGCGGTTTCCTACAAGGACATACCCGCGGTGGACGGCGTGAACCTTTCTGTCCACAAGGGACAGATTGTCGCGGTCGTCGGCGAGTCGGGCTCCGGCAAGAGCACGACGGCGCACGCGGCGATCGGGCTGCTGCCTCGCGGCGGGAGGATCGAGCGCGGCGAGATCACTTTCGACGGTCGTGACCTCACGAAACTCTCCGACCGCGCTTGGCGTTCCGTGCGCGGTCGCGAGATCGCCCTGGTCCCCCAGGATCCGACGGTGTCGCTCAATCCCGTGCACCGGATCGGCGACCAGGTCGCCGAGGTACTGCTGATCCACGGCCTCGCGGACAAGCGCACCGCGGGCACGGAGGCGGTGAAGTTGTTGCGCAAGGCCGGGATCAGCGACCCCGAGGCACGTGCGCGGCAGTATCCGCACGAGTTGTCCGGTGGGCTCCGTCAGCGCGCGCTGATCGCCTCCGCGCTGGCCGGGCGGCCGAAGCTCATCATCGCCGACGAACCGACCAGCGCGCTCGACGTCACCGTGCAGCGGCAGATCCTCGACCACCTCGAAGAACTCGCCTCGGAAGCGGGCACCGCCGTCCTGCTGATCACCCACGACCTCGGTGTCGCGTCCGACCGGGCGTCGCGGATCGTCGTGCTGTCCCAGGGAAGCGTCGTCGAGGAGGGCACGACGGGCGAGATCCTTTCCGCGCCGTCACAGAAGTACACCCGGGATCTGCTCGCCGCCGCGCCCAGCCTTTCCGACACGCCGCTGCGGGAACCGAAACCACCGTCGTCCGACGTCCTGGTTTCGGTCCGCGACCTCGGCAAGAGCTTCGGGACGACCCGAGCCGTCGACGGCGTTTCGTTCGACATCGCCCGCGGGCGGACGCTCGCGCTGGTCGGCGAATCCGGCTCGGGCAAATCGACGACGGCGCGGATGATCCTCCGCTTGGAGAACCCGTCCGACGGGGTGGTCGAGTTCGACGGGCAGGACATCACCACGCTGCGCGGCGAGGAACTGCGGCGGCTTCGACGCCGGTTCCAGCTGGTGTACCAGAATCCGTACGCCTCACTGAACCCGAAGTTCAGCATCGAAGACGTCGTCTCCGAGCCCCTGCGGGCTTTCGGTGTCGGCACGAAGGCGGAGCGGCGGGCGCGCGCGGCGGAACTGATCGACCAGGTCGCGCTGCCGTCCTCGGTGCTCGAGCGCAAACCCGCCGAACTTTCCGGCGGGCAACGGCAACGGGCGGCCATCGCGCGGGCGCTCGCCCTGCGCCCGGAGCTGATCGTGGCCGACGAACCGGTTTCGGCGCTGGACGTTTCGGTGCAGGCACAGATCCTACGGCTGCTCGCCGACCTGCAGGACGAACTCGGGCTGACCTACCTGTTCATCTCGCACGACCTCGCGGTGGTCCGCCAGATCGCGGACACCGTCGGCGTGCTGCGCGGCGGCGAGCTCGTCGAACTCGGCCCGGCGCAGGACGTCCTCGACCGGCCGAGCGCGGAGTACACCCGGGAGCTGCTGGCCGCGATCCCGGGCCGGAAACCGTTGGAGGCACGATGA
- a CDS encoding LLM class flavin-dependent oxidoreductase has protein sequence MKFGLFSLVANHPDPVSGVTPSQYERLRRVVDEAIFAEELGFDAYGVGERHGEPFLSSAPPVILAAVAERTERVRLLTTLTVISVLDPVRVAEDYATLDQLSGGRLELMIGKGNDPRHFPLFGLDEERQWEYQAEKFALLRRLFLEEGVTWEGEFRAPLTDVTTQPRPFHPRPRIWHGSASSTESTELAAKFGDPLFTANGFHPKKKYADLIDHYRRRWVEYGHDPADALVGSGAGGLYVAKTSQAALDGYRPYFEALMQTPAYQHNKSEFTSLEDKITNGSALVGSPEQVIDKIGDYHASFGHEVQAVSVDGLTSEEARDVLELFAADVIPIVRKELPSRVWEG, from the coding sequence ATGAAGTTCGGGCTCTTTTCCCTCGTCGCGAACCACCCCGACCCGGTGAGCGGGGTGACTCCGAGCCAGTACGAACGTCTGCGTCGAGTTGTCGACGAAGCGATTTTCGCCGAGGAACTCGGCTTCGACGCGTACGGCGTCGGCGAACGGCACGGTGAACCGTTCCTCTCCTCGGCGCCGCCGGTGATCCTGGCCGCGGTGGCCGAACGCACCGAGCGGGTCCGGCTGCTGACCACGCTGACCGTGATCAGCGTCCTGGACCCGGTCCGCGTCGCCGAGGACTACGCGACGCTGGACCAGCTTTCCGGCGGGCGGCTGGAACTCATGATCGGGAAGGGCAACGATCCCCGGCATTTCCCGCTGTTCGGGCTCGACGAGGAACGGCAGTGGGAGTACCAGGCGGAGAAGTTCGCCCTGCTGCGCCGTCTCTTCCTGGAGGAGGGCGTGACCTGGGAGGGCGAGTTCCGCGCGCCGCTGACGGACGTCACGACGCAGCCTCGTCCCTTCCACCCGCGGCCGCGGATCTGGCACGGAAGCGCGTCGAGCACCGAGTCGACCGAGCTGGCGGCGAAGTTCGGCGACCCGCTGTTCACCGCGAACGGTTTCCACCCCAAGAAGAAATACGCCGATCTGATCGACCACTACCGGCGGCGGTGGGTCGAGTACGGTCACGACCCGGCGGACGCGCTCGTCGGTTCGGGCGCGGGCGGGCTGTACGTCGCCAAGACGTCGCAGGCGGCGCTGGACGGCTACCGGCCGTACTTCGAGGCGCTGATGCAAACGCCCGCGTACCAGCACAACAAGTCGGAGTTCACCTCGCTGGAGGACAAGATCACCAACGGTTCGGCGCTGGTCGGGAGCCCGGAACAGGTGATCGACAAGATCGGTGACTATCACGCGTCGTTCGGGCACGAGGTGCAGGCGGTCTCCGTCGACGGCCTGACGTCCGAGGAGGCGCGAGACGTTCTGGAGCTCTTCGCTGCCGACGTCATCCCGATCGTGCGGAAGGAACTGCCCTCCCGGGTGTGGGAAGGCTAG
- a CDS encoding FAD/NAD(P)-binding protein: MSTPDVPYVLAVVGAGPRGVGVLERLGANAAELLGGRRLVVHLVDPFPAGAGRVWRYEQSPLLRMNSMPEDVTVFTDDTVEIDGPIRPGPSLIEWARQVRAGTLDAEVDGSLRAELGALQSDHFPTRRLQSAYLAWFHRKVRSELPGGIEVVEHRTRAVRLEDGEPQSLWLEDRSDPLKVDAVLFTVGHLDAEPDARETGLAEFAARHDLAYYPAGYTADVDYSAIGPGETVLVRGFGLAFVDLMLLLTEGRGGRFEEQACGGLKYHPSGAEPVLHIGSRRGVPYHAKIGYRLSGKPLQLPRFFDAYAIEKLCAVPGRIDFRRDVWPLISKEIAWAYYSELFTAHPERVRMEFAVFADAFADAAPGDLGALVARAVPAPDDRLDLDRLDRPMAGSEFGTAEEYGKELREYVEADLSRRADAEYSADLGAFMALLSVMGQLPALVQTGRLDAASQLSDLDGWFLGFFSYFASGPPSRRLEELLALQEAGLVSFLGAEMRVSADEERRAFVASGASFPGETEARTLVEARLPEPSIERASDVLLRQLRDSGALGEEAVLDTVTGDRLLAGRIHTRVSDGRMLDGEGRPHPRRFALGPHTSARSAGAFTRPRTNALPFRQNDIVAREILKLT; encoded by the coding sequence GTGAGTACTCCAGACGTTCCCTACGTGCTCGCGGTGGTCGGCGCCGGTCCGCGTGGGGTCGGCGTGCTGGAACGACTCGGCGCGAACGCCGCCGAGTTGCTCGGCGGGCGCCGGCTGGTGGTGCACCTCGTCGATCCCTTTCCCGCCGGGGCCGGGCGGGTCTGGCGATACGAGCAGTCGCCGCTGCTGCGGATGAATTCCATGCCCGAGGACGTCACGGTCTTCACCGACGACACCGTCGAGATCGACGGTCCGATCCGGCCGGGTCCGTCGCTGATCGAGTGGGCCCGGCAGGTCCGCGCGGGCACGCTCGACGCCGAGGTCGACGGAAGCCTGCGCGCCGAACTGGGCGCGCTGCAAAGCGATCACTTCCCGACGCGGCGGCTGCAAAGCGCGTATCTCGCCTGGTTCCACCGCAAGGTGCGCTCCGAACTCCCCGGCGGGATCGAGGTCGTCGAGCACCGGACCCGCGCGGTGCGGCTCGAAGACGGCGAGCCGCAGTCGCTCTGGCTGGAAGACCGGTCGGATCCCCTGAAGGTGGACGCGGTCCTGTTCACCGTCGGGCATCTGGACGCCGAGCCGGACGCCCGCGAGACCGGACTCGCGGAGTTCGCCGCCCGTCACGATCTCGCGTACTACCCGGCCGGATATACCGCCGACGTCGACTATTCGGCGATCGGACCCGGGGAAACCGTGCTGGTGCGCGGATTCGGTCTCGCGTTCGTCGACCTGATGCTGCTGCTGACCGAAGGCCGCGGCGGCCGCTTCGAAGAGCAGGCGTGCGGCGGGTTGAAGTACCACCCCAGCGGCGCCGAGCCCGTACTGCACATCGGGTCGCGCCGCGGGGTGCCGTATCACGCGAAGATCGGCTACCGGCTGAGCGGAAAGCCGTTGCAGCTTCCCCGGTTCTTCGACGCGTACGCCATCGAGAAGCTCTGCGCCGTGCCCGGCCGGATCGACTTCCGCCGCGACGTCTGGCCGCTGATCTCGAAGGAGATCGCCTGGGCTTACTACAGCGAACTGTTCACCGCCCATCCCGAGCGGGTGCGCATGGAGTTCGCCGTCTTCGCCGACGCTTTCGCGGACGCGGCACCCGGTGACCTCGGCGCGCTGGTGGCGCGGGCGGTCCCGGCGCCGGACGACCGGCTCGACCTCGACCGGCTCGACCGGCCGATGGCGGGCTCGGAGTTCGGCACCGCCGAGGAGTACGGCAAGGAACTGCGCGAGTACGTCGAGGCGGACTTGAGCCGCCGGGCCGACGCCGAGTACAGCGCGGATCTGGGCGCGTTCATGGCGCTGCTGTCCGTGATGGGCCAGCTTCCCGCGCTCGTGCAGACCGGGCGGCTCGACGCCGCTTCCCAACTGTCCGATTTGGACGGATGGTTCCTCGGTTTCTTCTCCTACTTCGCCAGCGGGCCGCCTTCGCGTCGGCTGGAGGAACTGCTCGCACTCCAGGAAGCCGGACTAGTCTCCTTCTTGGGCGCCGAAATGCGGGTGTCGGCCGACGAGGAACGGCGGGCGTTCGTCGCGTCCGGTGCGAGTTTCCCGGGAGAGACCGAGGCGCGGACGCTCGTCGAGGCGCGGTTGCCCGAGCCGAGCATCGAGCGCGCCTCGGATGTCCTTTTACGACAGTTGCGCGACAGCGGCGCGCTCGGGGAGGAAGCGGTGCTCGACACGGTCACCGGTGACCGGCTGCTCGCCGGCCGGATCCACACCCGCGTCTCCGACGGCCGGATGCTCGACGGCGAGGGCCGTCCGCATCCGCGCCGGTTCGCACTCGGCCCGCACACGTCCGCGCGGTCCGCGGGGGCGTTCACCCGGCCGCGGACCAACGCGCTTCCCTTCCGGCAGAACGACATCGTCGCCCGCGAGATTCTGAAGCTGACCTAG
- a CDS encoding LLM class flavin-dependent oxidoreductase yields the protein MPVEFLGIGGTNDGSETQTRSGGVFDKDYTLRLARAHEDFGWDRVLFAYGSSGPDPAQAAAYVAAKLDKLQILLAHRPNVSYPTFAAKTFATLDQLSDGKLTVHFITGGSDHEQQREGDYLTKDERYSRTREYIQIVKQAWTSEEPFDHEGEHYRFADFVLDVRPAQQPRPGVSFGGSSPAAYAAGGAEADIFCLWGEPLAQTAEQIASVKAAAKAAGRTDVPRIQVAFRPIIAPTEELAWEKAYRTVDAIKARTSGGKQLTRRHSLTNPENTGSRRLLAVAAEGERFDRALWTPTATATGGAGNSTALVGTPETVAQALLDYYDLGVDILSARGYDMLGDTIDFGRHVIPIVREEVAKRDAAKVAPVREVLAVDG from the coding sequence ATGCCGGTCGAATTCCTGGGTATCGGAGGCACCAACGACGGTTCGGAGACGCAGACGCGGTCGGGCGGCGTCTTCGACAAGGACTACACGCTGCGCCTCGCGCGGGCGCACGAGGACTTCGGCTGGGACCGGGTGCTGTTCGCGTACGGCTCGAGCGGGCCGGATCCGGCACAGGCCGCGGCCTACGTCGCGGCGAAGCTCGACAAGCTCCAGATCCTGCTGGCGCACCGGCCGAACGTCTCGTATCCGACGTTCGCGGCGAAGACGTTCGCCACGCTGGACCAGCTTTCCGACGGGAAGCTCACGGTCCACTTCATCACCGGCGGCAGCGACCACGAGCAGCAACGCGAAGGCGACTACCTCACCAAGGACGAGCGCTACTCACGCACGCGCGAGTACATCCAGATCGTGAAGCAGGCGTGGACGTCCGAGGAGCCCTTCGATCACGAAGGCGAGCACTACCGCTTCGCCGACTTCGTCCTCGATGTCCGTCCTGCACAGCAGCCACGGCCCGGCGTCTCGTTCGGAGGTTCGTCTCCGGCGGCGTACGCGGCGGGCGGGGCCGAGGCGGACATCTTCTGCCTGTGGGGTGAGCCCCTCGCGCAGACGGCCGAGCAGATCGCTTCGGTCAAGGCCGCGGCGAAGGCCGCCGGACGGACCGACGTCCCGCGGATCCAGGTCGCGTTCCGCCCGATCATCGCGCCGACCGAAGAACTCGCCTGGGAGAAGGCCTACCGCACGGTCGACGCGATCAAGGCCCGGACGAGCGGGGGAAAGCAGCTCACCCGGCGGCATTCGCTCACGAATCCGGAGAACACCGGCTCGCGGCGGCTCCTCGCGGTCGCCGCCGAGGGCGAGCGGTTCGACCGGGCACTGTGGACGCCCACCGCGACCGCGACCGGCGGCGCCGGGAACTCCACCGCGCTGGTCGGCACGCCCGAAACCGTCGCGCAGGCCCTGCTCGACTACTACGACCTCGGCGTCGACATCCTCTCGGCGCGCGGTTACGACATGCTCGGCGACACGATCGACTTCGGCCGTCACGTCATCCCGATCGTGCGCGAAGAGGTCGCCAAACGAGACGCGGCGAAGGTGGCCCCGGTCCGGGAAGTGCTCGCGGTCGACGGCTGA